One Cellulomonas sp. Y8 DNA segment encodes these proteins:
- a CDS encoding beta-galactosidase, giving the protein MTEFGWPTRGISYGGDYNPEQWPRHVWDEDVALMREAGVTLVSVGIFSWALLEPREGEYAFAWLDDVLDLLHANGIAVDLGTPTAAPPAWFYATYPEARVVTRDGTALGPGSRGMVSPSSPAYRAAATRIAGELARRYADHPAVVMWHVHNEYGAPVGEDFSPASVAAFRDWLRARYGTLDGLNAAWGTAFWGQVYGEWEHVGAPAATASTPNPAQRLDFARFTDEQLRACFRAERDAIRAHAAQPVTTNFMAHQSYNTDLWRWAREVDVVSDDHYLWSPDEDAHVGLALSADLTRSVARGKPWILMEHSTSAVNWQGHNIAKRPGEMHRNAFTHLGRGADGILFFQWRASRSGAEKFHSAMLPHAGTGSRVFREVVELGAKLGRLDEVRGSRVQADVAVLYDWESLWAQDLEWRPSDELGFRERVRAYYERLWRDGVTVDFAHPEDDLSGYRLVVAPSSYLVTQAAGKNLAGYVAQGGTLLVSCFAGVVDEHDAVHEGGFGAPLRAALGLTVEEFLPVRPQHEVAVDMDGTTIPTAAWSEHLALDGAEVCGTYRGGPADGLPAITRHAHGAGAGWYVSTKLGVDALAPVLAAVYADAGITPPGLPEGVEVTVRRGDAHDYVVAVNHRDEPVTLAVPGTELLSGTDAGESYEVGAGEVAVLRTAARPQGGGR; this is encoded by the coding sequence ATGACGGAGTTCGGCTGGCCGACGCGGGGGATCTCCTACGGCGGCGACTACAACCCGGAGCAGTGGCCGCGCCACGTCTGGGACGAGGACGTCGCGCTGATGCGCGAGGCCGGGGTCACCCTGGTGAGCGTCGGCATCTTCTCCTGGGCGCTGCTCGAGCCGCGCGAGGGGGAGTACGCCTTCGCCTGGCTCGACGACGTGCTCGACCTGCTGCACGCGAACGGCATCGCGGTCGACCTCGGCACCCCCACCGCCGCGCCCCCGGCGTGGTTCTACGCGACCTACCCGGAGGCGCGGGTCGTCACCCGGGACGGCACCGCGCTCGGCCCGGGCTCGCGCGGCATGGTCTCGCCGTCGTCGCCGGCGTACCGCGCGGCGGCGACGCGGATCGCGGGCGAGCTCGCCCGCCGGTACGCCGACCACCCCGCCGTCGTGATGTGGCACGTCCACAACGAGTACGGCGCCCCGGTCGGCGAGGACTTCTCCCCGGCGTCGGTAGCGGCGTTCCGCGACTGGCTGCGCGCGCGCTACGGCACCCTCGACGGGCTGAACGCCGCGTGGGGCACCGCATTCTGGGGCCAGGTGTACGGGGAGTGGGAGCACGTCGGCGCGCCGGCCGCGACCGCCTCCACCCCGAACCCGGCGCAGCGGCTCGACTTCGCGCGGTTCACCGACGAGCAGCTGCGCGCGTGCTTCCGCGCCGAGCGGGACGCGATCCGCGCCCACGCCGCCCAGCCGGTGACCACGAACTTCATGGCGCACCAGTCGTACAACACCGATCTGTGGCGCTGGGCCCGCGAGGTCGACGTCGTCTCCGACGACCACTACCTGTGGTCCCCGGACGAGGACGCGCACGTCGGTCTGGCGCTGTCCGCGGACCTGACCCGGTCCGTCGCGCGCGGCAAGCCGTGGATCCTCATGGAGCACTCGACGTCGGCGGTGAACTGGCAGGGCCACAACATCGCCAAGCGCCCGGGGGAGATGCACCGCAACGCGTTCACGCACCTGGGACGCGGCGCCGACGGCATCCTGTTCTTCCAGTGGCGTGCCTCCCGCTCGGGCGCGGAGAAGTTCCACTCGGCGATGCTGCCGCACGCCGGCACCGGGTCCCGGGTGTTCCGCGAGGTCGTCGAGCTGGGCGCGAAGCTCGGCCGGCTCGACGAGGTCCGCGGCTCGCGGGTGCAGGCGGACGTCGCCGTGCTCTACGACTGGGAGTCGCTCTGGGCGCAGGACCTCGAGTGGCGGCCCTCGGACGAGCTCGGGTTCCGCGAGCGGGTCCGCGCCTACTACGAGCGGCTGTGGCGGGACGGCGTGACCGTCGACTTCGCGCACCCCGAGGACGACCTGTCCGGGTACCGCCTGGTCGTCGCGCCGTCGTCGTACCTGGTGACCCAGGCGGCCGGGAAGAACCTCGCCGGCTACGTCGCCCAGGGCGGCACCCTGCTGGTGTCCTGCTTCGCGGGCGTCGTCGACGAGCACGACGCGGTGCACGAGGGCGGCTTCGGCGCGCCGCTGCGCGCCGCACTGGGCCTGACCGTCGAGGAGTTCCTGCCGGTCCGGCCGCAGCACGAGGTCGCGGTGGACATGGACGGCACGACGATCCCGACCGCGGCCTGGAGCGAGCACCTGGCGCTGGACGGTGCCGAGGTCTGCGGGACCTACCGCGGCGGCCCGGCCGACGGCCTGCCCGCGATCACCCGGCACGCGCACGGCGCCGGCGCCGGCTGGTACGTGAGCACGAAGCTGGGCGTCGACGCCCTCGCCCCCGTGCTCGCCGCGGTGTACGCGGACGCCGGGATCACGCCGCCGGGGCTGCCCGAGGGCGTCGAGGTCACGGTCCGGCGCGGCGACGCGCACGACTACGTGGTCGCGGTGAACCACCGCGACGAGCCGGTCACCCTCGCGGTGCCCGGCACCGAGCTGCTCTCCGGCACCGACGCCGGGGAGTCGTACGAGGTCGGCGCGGGCGAGGTGGCGGTGCTGCGCACCGCTGCACGCCCGCAGGGGGGTGGTCGCTGA
- a CDS encoding glycosyltransferase family A protein, with protein MEVAVVVTAHDQREQVAEAVASVRAQTAPCAELVVVDDGSTDAASLAVLDRLRADGVRVLRQDNAGVSAARNAGIAATRAPLVLVLDGDDRLATTFLARVAPLLADPDVVAASSWLALFGVASGAVRPGGGDLVDFLHRNACPGSAVLRRGAWERAGGYDEAMRTGFEDWDLYLGMLAGGGRVAIAPEPLLEYRTAPASANVRSMTRRLALFRGLVDKHRAAYVAHLADVLVALEATAVRRLGDWEALVAADPALPLVEPTFGDGGMAAHVRVATAHGARAARAAREAPAERVPDASNE; from the coding sequence ATGGAGGTCGCCGTCGTCGTCACCGCCCACGACCAGCGCGAGCAGGTCGCCGAGGCCGTCGCCTCGGTCCGCGCGCAGACCGCGCCGTGCGCCGAGCTCGTGGTGGTCGACGACGGGTCGACGGACGCCGCGTCGCTGGCCGTGCTCGACCGGTTGCGCGCCGACGGGGTCCGGGTGCTCCGCCAGGACAACGCGGGGGTGAGCGCGGCGCGGAACGCCGGGATCGCGGCGACGCGGGCGCCGCTGGTGCTGGTGCTCGACGGCGACGACCGGCTGGCCACGACGTTCCTGGCGCGCGTCGCGCCGCTGCTCGCCGACCCCGACGTGGTCGCGGCGTCGTCCTGGCTGGCGCTGTTCGGTGTGGCGTCCGGGGCGGTGCGGCCGGGCGGCGGGGACCTGGTCGACTTTCTGCACCGGAACGCCTGCCCGGGTTCGGCGGTGCTGCGGCGCGGGGCGTGGGAGCGGGCCGGCGGGTACGACGAGGCGATGCGCACCGGGTTCGAGGACTGGGACCTGTACCTGGGGATGCTCGCGGGCGGCGGGCGGGTCGCGATCGCGCCGGAGCCGCTGCTGGAGTACCGGACCGCGCCCGCGTCCGCGAACGTGCGGAGCATGACCCGGCGGCTCGCGCTGTTCCGGGGGCTCGTCGACAAGCACCGCGCGGCCTACGTGGCGCACCTGGCCGACGTGCTGGTCGCGCTGGAGGCGACCGCGGTGCGCCGGCTCGGCGACTGGGAGGCCCTGGTGGCGGCGGACCCGGCGCTGCCGCTGGTGGAGCCGACGTTCGGCGACGGCGGCATGGCCGCGCACGTGCGCGTGGCGACGGCCCACGGGGCCCGCGCGGCCCGCGCCGCCCGTGAGGCCCCCGCCGAGCGAGTACCCGACGCGTCGAACGAGTAG
- a CDS encoding sigma-70 family RNA polymerase sigma factor, giving the protein MHSAQQPAAGPDAAAGTDAAEGSVDVAGTDAPAPSPDAATGPRDAPWFEDLFARHATAVHRYLLRRGAADDAEDLAADVLTVAWRRRAEVPDGHELPWLYRTAGFVLANHRRKGRPVPVETVPDEPDPDDPAVLAVRDERVREALARLSARDRQVLLLTAWEGLTGDDLALVLGVSRGGADAALSRARSRLREAWAAD; this is encoded by the coding sequence GTGCACAGCGCTCAGCAACCGGCCGCCGGGCCGGACGCCGCCGCCGGGACGGACGCCGCCGAGGGGTCGGTCGACGTCGCCGGGACGGACGCGCCCGCGCCGTCCCCCGACGCCGCGACCGGGCCGCGCGACGCGCCCTGGTTCGAGGACCTGTTCGCCCGGCACGCGACGGCCGTGCACCGGTACCTGCTGCGTCGCGGTGCGGCGGACGACGCCGAGGACCTCGCGGCGGACGTGCTGACCGTCGCCTGGCGCCGGCGCGCGGAGGTGCCCGACGGCCACGAGCTGCCGTGGCTCTACCGGACGGCGGGCTTCGTGCTCGCCAACCACCGCCGCAAGGGCCGCCCGGTGCCGGTGGAGACCGTGCCCGACGAGCCCGACCCCGACGACCCCGCGGTCCTGGCCGTGCGCGACGAGCGGGTGCGCGAGGCGCTCGCCCGGCTCAGCGCCCGGGACCGCCAGGTGCTGCTCCTCACCGCCTGGGAGGGCCTGACGGGCGACGACCTCGCGCTCGTGCTCGGGGTGTCTCGTGGCGGGGCGGACGCCGCCCTGTCCCGCGCCCGGTCGCGACTCCGGGAGGCGTGGGCGGCGGACTGA